The Candidatus Anaeroferrophillus wilburensis genomic interval GGTCGGTCATGGTGTTGTCTGGGTTGGGCCGCCAATCATGGAGCAGGACATCACGGTCCAGGGGCAGGCGATCGCCGTCCAGCAGGATATAGCCGTCACCATCCACCGTAATCCGCGGGGTATGGGTGCCGTCATCAGACAAGTTGCCGTTTCGGTCTATGTAGGTGTAGGTGTGGACGACGCTGCCGACGTACCAGATGTAATCGGGATCGCCCGGATCGCCGGTGGTGGTGACCCCGTTGACGGTGATCGAGACGCCAAGATTGCCTTTGATCAGCAGAATTTCATTCCGTGGATACTGGGGGGAAGTGCCGGGACCGCCGGCGGCGTAGAAATAGTTGCTGGTTCCCCCAACGCCGCCGGTGCTGCCGGCAATCAGGTCATAGTCGCCCAGCTCGGACGCTTCATTGTAGAAACCGCCGTAATCAACGGTGTGCTCGTAGACGCCGAAATCCATGCTCCAGGAGTTGTCCAGCAGGACGGCAACATTGGGAATGGAATTCATCTCGTAGATGTCGGTATCCAGGGCGATGGCTGGAGTATTGCTGAGGCCGAAGAGCAACAGCAGGAGACACAGGAGATAAAGGTGGCGGAAAGATCGTTTGGTCTTCATGGCAAAGCCTCCAGGGAGCAGTTATAACTGGGGTCCGATTTTGCTTTCGACCGTTTCAATGCTGTTGCTATTGCGGTCGGTTTGGGTGCTGTAGACATAGAGATTGAACGAGCCGAGTGAGAAGCCGGGCACGATGGCAACCTGGTAGAAGTGATATCTGATCGTTGACTGGTAGGTGGGGCTGCCGTCAAGGCTGGCGATGGTATAGGTGCTGTCATTATCCAGGGTTGCAGGATTGGTGATGTCCGACACCGCCAGGTCGTTATCGGTGGAGATTCTCGGTACTTCGATCTGGTTGCCCCCCTCAGCAACAAAAAAATCCACGGTGGCCACCCGGTGGTTGCCGGCAATTTTCACGTCGATGCGTGAGCTGGTGGAGACGCCCACCGCCAGGACGGTGACCACCACCATGACCAGGAGCACGACCACCAGGGCCATGCCCTGGTTGTTGTTGATCGTGAGGGGTTGGTTCAGTGTCTTCATGGTTATTCTCTTTTCATGGAACCTAAGTAGATGGGTCTAAATCTGGTTGCGGTTGATGCCTCGCCCTTGATGTTCCAGGTTGTTTCCACCTCGATGGTTTTCAATGTCGCGGTTGTATCTGTCACCTCCCAGCGGGTGTTATACTCAAAGCCCTGCATGGTGGTGGTCAGCAGGCCGTCGGCATTATTGCCGTCGGCCGTGTCTTCGGCGGCGGTGGGGTGGTTGCCGGCCGCTAGCAGGTCGCTATTGAAATCGGCGGCCAGCAGCTGGTCCAGCTGCTGCTGGGTGACAATCACCGCCCGGCTCATCTCCCGGGAGAAGACCCGGCCTTCAATGGCCCGGTTCATGAGAAACATATAGCCGAGGATGCCGAAGGCCATGACCACCATGGCGATCATCAACTCGATGAGGGTAAATCCCCGGTTTGACTGGTCCTTGTTCATCATTGTCGGGTGGCAGCTCAAAAGTTGAGGTTTCTGATCATTACCGTTGATTCCAGGAGAAAACGATGAAAATGATCGTTGAAGGGGCCCACATTGACCCCGGCAATGGAGTAGATTCTTCTGTCGGTATACTCGCGGTCCGGGTTGGCGGTCCGGGCAAGGATGAAGATTTTTATCGCTTTTATCCGGTTGATGCTGGCCGGGTTGTCTGACCAGCTGTCGTAGAAGCCGTCCCCGGTGGTATCAATGCCATACTGAAATTGCAGGTCCTCGATGTTGTTTGCCCGATCCATGTTGGCAGTCGAAGGATCGACGTTTTCATCAATCCTCAGGCTGCCGTCCACCAGCCGGAAGGTGAAGGCCTGCACCTGATGGACAGTATCGCCCACCTGGGCGTCGGTATTGGCATGGGTGGTGAGGGTGGTGCCGGCAACGGTGTCAATCGCATCATAAGCCCTGTTGATGTTGGGGGAGACATAGATATAGCTTTTGGCTGCATCGGTGTCATCATCCTTCAGGTTGCCGATGCTGTCGAGAGTGATCTGGTTGGTTGCCGGGACGGCGGTAACCTGCCCCACATATTTCATGCCGGCAACGATGGTAAGGTCATCCGTGCCGGCATCTTTTTCATTGTCATAATTGCCATCATCATCATAATCCGCCAGGGTGTTGATGGCGATCAGCGAGGTGAGGGGGTCGGCAACCGCGTCGCCTTCAACGGTCATGTTTCCCGAGGTGTAATTGGCACCGAAACTGCCGGCGCAGCCATAGCCGGTCATGCGGACGATCCTGGTAATCTCGGTCATTGCCAGGCGGGCGTTGGTCTGCATGTCGATAATTGCTTCCTCGCTATGGTAAGCCTTGTTCTGGGTGACCACCAGCCCCAGGGTGCCGACCACGGTGATGCCCAGGATGACTAGGACCACCATCAGCTCCACCAGGGTGAAGCCGCGGCGGGAAAAAGGCCGTGGATGATTGTTATTTGGTCTTTTCAATGTTTATCCTGCCGATATTGTTGGTGGTGATTTTGTATTCCGGTGCCGGGCGGCCGGTGGTGATCATGGTAATGTTGCCGGCAGTGCCGGTCCCCTCAGGGGTGAATGTGAACATCAGGGAAGCGGGACTGGGGGTAAAGGCAACCTTTTCCTCGCTGATGGTCTCAACGGTGACCCCGTCCGCATCAATCATGCTATAGCCGTGATTTACCGTGCCGTCGCCATCCGGGTCAAAATCGATACGGACATCCAGATTGCGGTTGATGGCCTCCAGCCGGGCCCGCTGCATGGTGCCCTTCAGGGTGTTGGCGCTGCTTTTCAGCTGGTAGCTCTGGGAGTTGATCTCTGCAAAGGTCAGGGAGGCGATGACGGCTATGACCACCATGGTGACCATCAGCTCCACCAGGGTGAAGCCGGCTTGTGGTGCATGACGGCGAGAAGAAAAATCAGTATTCATAGGCCTGCAATATGAAGAAAGGGGAACCAGAATTACGTTTTTGTCGCTATTTTTCGATAAAAAGGGATATTTCCCCATCAGTGGACAATCCTATGCAAGCCGCATTCCGATCCCGACGGCTACCGTTAAAGTTCTGTATCTTTTGCCATTCATAGGAATTGGCAGCTGGCATTAAAGCCATATCTCCATATTAATCGGCAGGATTTCAAAAAAATTAAGCAGATTAAAAAATAACTTGACTAACAGTTGTCATTCTGTTTAGTACGGCCTCTTATGCTGGTGTCCAGAGGGAGATGACCTGTCTCCAGCCGGGCAATCAGCTGTGGGAGATGTTTGGCAGCCGCGTTTTTTCATCCTTTTCTTTGATATGGTGTTGGACTGGGTATGATGCCGCGGGAATCGCTGGATTACTGGTTGGCCCTGACCATGATCGACGGTTTGGGGCAAAAAGGGGTGGACCGTCTTCTAGAGGCGTTTCATGGTCCGGAAGAGGTTTTTTCCGCTGCAGGCCATGAGTTGCAGACCCGCTGCGCCCTCAGCCCTGAGGTGGCAGTCCGGATATCAGCTTTTGCCGACTGGCAGTCTGTTGCCCATGAGCGACAGCTGGCGGAGTACCTGGGAGCCGTTATTATCCCCCGGGTCGATGAACGGTACCCAAAAAATCTGCTCAATATCTATGATCCTCCGCCGATATTGTATTGCAAAGGAGATCTACACGCCTTTGCTGCGCCGATGGTGGCCATTGTTGGATCGCGAAAGGCGTCCACCCATGGCCGTCATTTTGCTTTCCATTTGGCTGGGGAACTGGCCGAGCGGAATATCGGCGTTGCCAGTGGGATGGCTTTGGGTATTGACGGTGCCGCCCACGAAGGATGTCTCCACACAGGCGGCAGAACGGTAGCGGTGTGGGGTTCCGGTCTTGATGTCTGCTACCCGGCCCGTCATCGCCGCCTGGCGACCGAGATTGAAAGCAATGGCCTGCTGGTAAGCGAGGTTTCTTTTGGCAGCCGGCCGGAAAAACACCATTTCCCCCGTCGCAACCGGATTATCAGCGGTTTGTCGGAGGCCGTCGTTGTTGTTGAGGCATCCCTGCAGAGTGGCTCCCTGATTACCGCCCGCTGTGCTCTGGAGCAGGGACGGGAAGTCTTTGCGGTTCCAGGTCTGCCGGGCAGTGCCGCCAGTCGCGGCAGTAATTGGCTGATCAAGGAGGGTGCTCAGCTGCTTGACAGTGCCGATGACCTTTTCTGCTGCCTGCCCCGTCTGCAGACCATAGCTGAGGTGGGTTGCACGCCGGCGGCCGGCAGGGTGACGGGGCATTCGGACGAGGAAAAACTGCTCCTTGCCAAGATGGGGCCGACGGAGTATTCTCTTGACCAGTTGATGGAGATTTCCGGCTGGACCCACGATAAAGTCAGCAGCATTGTGCTGGGATTGGAGCTGGCAGGGACCCTCTGGCGCACTGATGCCGGCAGGTTTCAGCGAAATCCTCACCACCGGTGAAAGCGTATTATGGCGTATCCCATGGGAAACCGTTTTCCTGAGCTATCCCGCCGCTGTCAGGGGTGATGCTGTTCCCAGAACTGTGATATGGAAGGACTGTCTATGTTTGAACGGATGTTGGCAATAATCAGCATTATTTCCCAGTATATTATGGAAGATATCGATGTTCTTGATCAGGAAGGAGAAATCGTTGAAGATCTGCTGTCGCTGGGATTTGAAACGGATGAGATTGAAGCTGCCTTTAACTGGATTGCCAACCTTTCCCGGGGGGTTAACCGGACGGATGAGGCTCTTGACGCCCAGGAGTTTGGCCGGTATGTTCGCATTTTTACCGCTGAGGAGAAGCGCCTGCTGAGCAACCCGGCCCGTGGCTATCTCATGAAGCTCCATAACCTGGATCTGGTTGATGCCCCTTTGCTGGAAGAGATTATTGATCAGGCGTTGCTTTTGGATACCCCGGCGGTCGGGGTTGAGGAGATCAAAATGATTTCCACCATGGTGGTGATGTTCAGCCAGAGTGCCGCTGACGCCAAAACCCGCTTCCTGCGGTTCATTGAGGCTGATGCTGAGGTTATGTATCACTAGTCCGGGGAAAAGCAGTTAGTCGGTGCTGTGAAGATTCGCGGGAGGCAGAGGAGCACCTTACTCTGCCTTTTTGTATTGTTCCTTTTCACCTGAAGATGTATGCCCCCGGATGCCAGGGGGCACTAAAATGGAAGCAGATGACAAAATCACTCTTAATAGTCGAGTCGCCGGCAAAGGCCCGGACGATCAAAAAGTACCTTGGCAAAAATTTTGATGTCAAGGCCTCGGTGGGTCATGTAAAAGATCTGCCGAAAAAGGAGCTGGGAATTGAGATCACCAAGGAAGGCGGGTTTGTGCCCTCCTATGTGACCATTCGCGGCAAGGGAAAAATTATCAGTGAACTGAAAAAAGCTGCCAAAACTGCCGAGGCCGTTTATCTGGCTCCCGACCCGGACCGCGAAGGGGAGGCCATTGCCTGGCATATCGCCCATGAACTGGGCCGCGGGGAGGGAGTTTACCGGGTTCTTTTTCATGAAATTACCCCCCAGGCGATTGCCGAAGCGCTGAAAAATCCGCTGGCGATTGATGAGGATAAAGTGAATGCCCAGCAGTCGAGGCGGATTCTCGACCGTCTGGTGGGCTATAAAATCAGCCCCCTGCTCTGGAAAACAGTTCGCCGGGGCTTAAGCGCCGGGCGGGTACAGTCAGTGGCGGTTCGCCTGGTGTGTGATCGTGAAGCCGAAATTCAAACGTTTAAACCGCAGGAATACTGGCATATTGAGGCCAATCTTGAAGGCCGGCAACCACCTCCCTTTGCCGCGCGGCTCCATGCTGTCGACGGCAAAAAAGCTGTCGTTGGCAATCAGCAGGAGGCGGAAACGATCGTTCAGCAGCTTACTTCGGTACCCTTTCTGGTTGCAAAATGTGAGCAGAAAAAGCGCCGGCGCAATCCGCTGCCTCCCTTTATTACCAGTAAACTGCAGCAGGAAGCGGCCCGCAAGCTCAATTTCAGTGCTAAAAAAACGATGATGGTTGCCCAGCAGCTCTATGAAGGGGTAGATCTGGGGGATGCCGGACCCACCGGTCTGATCACCTATATGCGTACTGATTCGGTGCGGGTGTCAGATATGGCGTTGCAGGACTGTCGGGCCTATATTAAAAACCGTTTTGGTGATGACTATCTTCCTGCCCGGGCAGTACATTTCAAAAATAAAAATGCCGCCCAGGATGCCCATGAAGCCATCCGTCCCACATCCATGGAGCATGACCCTGAGCGGATAGCTCCATTCCTCTCTGCCGAACAGCTTAAGCTGTACCGACTCATCTGGAACCGCTTTGCGGCCAGCCAGATGGCGCCGGCCCAGTATTTTCAGACGATAGCCGATATTCAGGCCGGTGAACGATTTTTGTTCCGGGCGGTGGGCCGGCGACAGATTTTTGACGGATTTCTGGCTCTCTATGAAGAGGGGACGGATAATGGTAACGTCAGTGAACAGGATACCGAGCTGCCGCCATTGGCTGAAGGCGATCAGCTCAACCTGGAAAAACTGGTCCCGTCGCAGCATTTCACCCAGCCGCCGCCCCGATTTACTGAGAGTACGCTGGTGAAGGAGCTGGAAGAGCAGGGTATCGGCCGGCCTTCCACCTATGCCACTATTTTGTCAACGATTCAGGATCGTGACTATGTGGAATTGAAAGAGAAAAAGTTCTACCCGACCGATTTGGGTGAGTTGGTAACCCAGCTGTTGAAAAAAAGTTTTCCTGATATCCTTGATGTCAGTTTCACCGCTCAGCTCGAGGGTAAACTGGATCTGGTGGGTGAAGGGAAACAGGACTGGCAACAGCTGCTGGACGATTTTTATCAGCCATTCAATGAGAAACTGGTGGCGGCAGTGGCAACCATGAAGGAAGTGAAACAGCAGGAGCAGACAACGGATGAGGTCTGTGAAAAATGCGGCGCCCAGATGGTCATCAAGTGGGGACGCAACGGCAAATTTCTTGCCTGCCCCAACTATCCCGAATGTAAAAATACCAGAAACCTTGAGCAGAAAGAAGGACCGGAGGTTCCCCCGGCAACCAAGGAAGAGCTGGATCAGCTGGGCAACTGCCCTGAATGTGAGCAGCCACTGACTATCAAAAGTGGTCGTTTTGGCCGGTTTATCGCCTGTTCTCGTTATCCGGAATGCAAGTACACCCGTTCCATCGGTACCGGCATCCATTGCCCGCAGGACGGTTGTGATGGCGAAATTGTTGAAAAACGGTCGCGCAAGGGAAAAATATTTTACTCCTGTTCCCGTTACCCTGACTGCACCTATGCCCTCTGGAATAAGCCATATCCGTTGACTTGTCCCCAATGCGGCCATCCTTTTCTGGTGGAGAAAACGTCCAAATCCCGGGGGCATTTCCTGCAATGTCCCGAGAAAGAGTGTTCCTATTCCGCTGATCTGCCGGATAAAGGGTAGGTCTTTGCGGGCGATAGTTGACAACCCATGTCCCTCCTTTTATACTTTTTACCAAGGTGCGTCGTCATCTAACCGGTGAAGGAGGGGATAATGAAGAATCGAACTGTCAACGAGGTGTACCGGAAAGATCTGCATTTCAAACGCTCTGATCCCTATCTGGGTGACAAGCAGTTTCCTGAGCCGACTGTTTGTTCCCAATGTGGCATTGTTTACGTGAAAGGAATGTGGTGGGATGATTTTGACCGGCAGCAGCTGCCCACGGGCAAAGAGCTGCATGAAGTGGTCTGTCCCGCCTGCCGCCGGATAATGGATAAAAATCCGGCCGGCTACCTCTACCTCGCCGACTCTGAATTTTTGCGACGCCACGCAGGAGAAATTGAGCAGCTGCTTGTCAATAAGGCTGATCAGGCAAAAACCGAACATCCCCTGCAGCGGATTATGACCTGGGAAAAAGAACCGCCCCAATGGGAGATCACCACCACCAGCGATCATCTGGCGGTGCGTTTGGGCAAGGCTTTGAACAGCGCCTTCAAGGGCAATCTCGAAGTCAAGTTTTCTGAGGGGTTGAAACTTACCCGGGTCTACTGGGAACGTCAGACATAAAAGCATTGCCGGGGAGCAAGGTGCTCGTTCCATAATTGACAAATCCGAGCCGATAGTATACTTTCGGCTCGTTGTTTTTTCCCATCAGCAAATGCCAGGCGCCAGTAGCTCAGCTGGATAGAGCAACGGACTTCTAATCCGTAGGCCGGGGGTTCGAGTCCTCCCTGGCGCGCCAAATTATCTAGTTAAATTAGGCTGTTAACTGATATCAGTTAACAGCCTAATTTTTTGTTGATTGACTATCCCCCCGTTTCTGAATTTATGACTCAAAAACAGGAATGAATTATGCTACTGGTTGAAAAGTTGAAAGCATGGCGGAGGGAGCCAGAAGGGCGACCGGAGCCATGCTTAAACTGCCCGACGTAATTGAAAAGTGAGCATCTCGGACAAAGTAGGCAATCGCTCCAGCAATCACCACCGCAAAGAATGCATTGACCTGAAGGCAAATGACGTGGGGGTGAGTGATGGCGGCATCCGCTCAGCCGACTGGAACTCCACCAAGCTGCCCAGTGAGTCGCCGGCCAGCTGGCCGAGTAGGCAGCCCTGGGCTCTTAAAATTTTGGCGTTATCCAGGTCCATTTTATATGGTTCTGGTAAGGTTGACAATGAACGGCCGAAGAGTATTGATGATGTGGTTAATGGTGTTGTGAAAATAGGCTATTGCTTCCGGCTGGCCTTCTGGGCAGGTAAGTGCCTGTATCCGCGATGAATGCTGTAACCCGGGAATCCTTAAAATGACACCCCTCTCCTGCCGGCAAAGATAGCTTTTTTACGGGAATTTGAGAAAAAGTTCGGTGAACAAAAAGTGGATTTGATTGTGCAGGCACCAGGCTCCGGGCAGAAAAAGATCTACACCATTGCTAAAGCTGAGGGGGTAAAGCTCACAGCTGCTCGGCCAGGGCTGCCAACGTCACCTGCCACTCGCGCTGACAGGCAAGCAGCAGGTCAAACTGCTCCCTGGGCAGCTCCATGAAATCCTCCGGCATGGCACAGACATCCCGACTGAAGGTCATGATGATCCGGTCACGGCGACCGGGATAAAGGTATGATGTACAGGCGAAGATCAGCCGGCCGCTGACCTCCTGGTAGTAAAACTGGCTGGCGGCCTTTTTCTCCCGGCAGCGATCAAACAACACCGCGTCCGGCCCCAGGGGCGGCAGGATCTTCAAAAAACGGGAGGGAGAGTGGAGCTGAAAAATCAGCGATAGGTAGGTCTGGCCAGCCAGCAACAGGGCCGAGGTGTCGGACTGCTGAAGGACTTGATATGCCCCCGCCAGGGTCATTGACAGACGGTCAGCCGCAAAGGTCACACCCGCCAGCGTCTGCCGCAGCTGCACCGCCGCAAAAACAACAGGTTCAGACCGGGTGCCAACCGGCTGCCAGCCCTGGGCACTGAGACAGTTGCTGTAGACCCGGCTGTAGACCTCGGCAATATGCTGCGGGGTCAGCGAGGCATCCCGGGCTTTGGCCAGGGCAATCTCCTGGCACATGGCATCATCCAGCCGAAAATCGCAAAGCCGCTTGTGGGGATGGTACCACTGCTGCCCCGATTGGCAGCCACCGACAGTGAACACTAAAGAAACCAGGATAAACAGCCGAATAGCATGTACCAACAACACTCGCATGATTAGAGTTCTTTACTATTTTGTTGCTGACATTGTTTTAGAAAGGGTATAGCCATATTTGCATTATACGACTATTTTAACCTCCCTGTCACGCCGAATCTGCAGGTTATGGGGGAGGGGTTTTTAAGTTGATGTTTTGAAGCACATCCTGATAACATCATATCCTGACATACTGCAGAAAGGAGTACAGCATGAAACTGATGAACTGTTTACTTGCGGGTCTTCTGGTCGCCGCTCTCTGTGCCTCACCGGTCTTTGCCGCCGAAAACCAACAGGTTGCCGCTGCCGATAAAGCTGCGGGAAGCCAGGTGGCAGCAAACGTACCAACACCCGGCACCATAGCAACGGCAAATACCGAAGCTGCTGCCGGTACCGGCATCTCCACCACGGCGGTGGTGACCACCCTGGCCGTAACCGCGGCCGTCATCGGCGGTGCCGCGGCCCTGGGTTCCGACGGCGGCGGCAGCAGTACCACCACAGCGCACGGTCACGGACATTGATTTTCCTTGGTTGGCGGTGGCAAAGGCTGCTGCGGTTGAACGGGACAACTATATAAGCCCGTTGCAGAACTCTACCCAGCGGGTTGCTTTCTTTGAGAATGCAACCCGCTGTTTTATTTCAGGACTTAAAAAGCCATGAAAAGATTGTTCCGTCTGCTTGCTTTTTTGACCTTTTTTCTTTCCCTTGGCCTCGGCGCCTTTGCCGCCGACCTTGATCCGCAGGCGCTGCAGCAGCTGCAGGCCCTGCCGGCCGATGTCCAGGCAAAAATCATCCAGGAATACCAGAAGGGCTCCGTAAGCCCCAATCCGGTCAGCGAAAAGATTGTCACCCAGACGGTAAAAACCCCCGCTGCTCCGGCTTATACCGCGCCGCCGGCCGCCGACCGGCCGGAAAAGGTTGACCTGCCTGCCGGCCTCTCACTGTTGGAGCGCCAGTTTCGCGGCCGCTACCAGTCCTCGCTGGCGGCCCAGCTTGACCAGTTCGGCTACAATCTATTCAGCGCCGCCAGTTCCCGGGTGGCCCAGAAGGTGGTTCCCAACGACAACTACCTGATCACCCCCGGCGACCAGATCCGCATCCGCCTGTGGGGCACCACCGAGGACACCCAGTATATCTCCCCGGTCGATGCCGACGGCACCATCAACGTGCCGAAAATCGGCGTGGTGGCGGTGGCCGGCGAACGCCTCGGACAGCTCAACACGGTCATCGGCCGCGAGGTGCAGAAATACACCCAGGGGGTCAACGTCAGCGTCACCCTGGAAACCCTCCACAGCGTCGAAGTCTACGTCGTCGGTGAGGTCGGCAGCCCCGGCCTCCATGTTGTCCCGGCCTTTTCGACCCTGTTCAAAGGCCTGCAGGCCGCCGGCGGCGTCAAGAAATCCGGCACTCTGCGGCGCATCACCCTCTACCGCAACGGCCAGGCGAACACCTGGCTTGATCTCTATGACCTGATTCTCAAGGGCAATCGCCAAGCCGACCAAATCCTCCAGGACGGCGATGTCATCTTCGTGCCCCGCATCGGCCGAACCGCCGCCCTTGCCGGCGCTGTCTACCAGGCGGGAATTTTCGAACTCCAGGAGGAAAAAACGGTTGAACAGCTGCTGGCCCTCGGCGGCGGCCTGCTGACCAACGCCTATTCCCAGGCCCTGTACGTCAAATACTACGATGCCGCCAATGTTTTCCAGGTGGAAGATATCCGCCCCGGCAACCAGGACGCCCTCCGCCGGGCCATGCCGGCCGGCGGCCTGCTGGAAGTGCCCTTCATTCCCGAAGACCGGCCCGACACCGTCCGCCTCATGGGCCATGTCAAAGTCGGCCAGACCTTCAACTATGCCAGCGGCCTGACCCTCAAGGATATCCTGCACTCGATAGACGAACTCAAACCGGAAGCTTTTCTCGACCACGCCCTGCTGCACCGCTACAATCCGGCCACCACCCGCTACGAAGTGCAGAAGTTTCCCCTGGGCGATTTTTTTGCCGGCACCTACCAGCTGCCGTTGCAGCCCTACGACACGATCGAGATTCTTTCCCGCGCTGACCTGGGCATCAAGGAAAACGTCTCCGTTTCCGGGGCCGTCTGGCGGCCGGGGACCTATGGCTTCCACCCCGGCCTGACGGTGGCCGACCTGCTGGTGCTGGCCGGCGCGGCGTCAAGGATCACGAGTATATCGACGGCAACGCCTACCTGTACCGCTACGATCAGGCAACCCTGCGCTACTCGATTGAGAAGCTTGATCTGCAAACAGCCTTGAGCGACGCCACCCCGGTGGAGCTCAAAGCCTTCGACCGCGTCACCCTGCTGTCGCGCACCGACTACAACTTCGACGAACCGGTCCATATCGCCGGAGCGGTGCGCAAGGCGGGCGAGTTTGTCTGGCATCCGGCCCTCACCGTCAAAAATCTGGTGGATCTGGCCGGCGGCCCCACCATCGGCGCCCGTACCGACCGGGTGGAGATTTCCCGAATCCTCATCAAAGAGGGGATTTCCGACATCAGCCACCTGACCGTCGATCTTGCCGATCAGCAAAACTTCATCCTCCAGCCCTATGACTACGTCCTCGTCCCCCGGGTCAAGGATGCCACCCGGGTGGCCACCGTGACCCTCAGCGGTGAAGTCCGCTATCCGGGGACCTACAGCATTGCCGACGGCGAATATCTCTCCGATGTCATCCGTCGGGCCGGCGGTTTCACCGACAACGCTTATTTCTACGGCGCGTCCTTCACCTCCCTCCAGGCCCAGAAAGTCCAGCAGCAGAGCATCGACAAGATGGTCCAAACCCTGGAGCTGACCGCCCAGCGCAATATTGCCAAGATGGAACAGCTGGCGGCTGCCGAAGATTCCGCCGCCGAGGCGCAAGTCAGCCAGATTACCGCGCAAAAACTGATCAAGGAGCTGGCGGCTGTCAAGGCCAGCGGCCGGATCAGCATGCGCCTGGCACCGCTCAGCGAACTGACCGGTTCGGTATTTGACGTCGAGCTGCAGGAAGGCGACCACCTGCACATTCCACCGAAACCGGCCTTTGTCTCGGTTGTCGGCAGCGTCTATTCCCCCAACTCCTATCTTTTCCAGCCGGGGTTGACCGTGGCTGACTATCTGGAACTGAGCGGCGGCCCCACCAAGGATGCCGATGAAGACTATATTTATGTCCAGCGGGCCAACGGGGAAGTGCTGTCGGCCAAACAGTCGGGCATGTTCAGCCGCTTTTACAGCCAGGAGCTGATGCCCGGCGATGCGGTGGTGGTCCTCGAAGACCTGGAACGGCTGCCGGTCATGCGCGTCTTCAAAGACGTGACGGAGATTGTCTTTCGCATCGTCACCACGGCCGGGATTTTCTTTGCCATCTAGCGTATGGGACAGGGTATGAAATGCTGCGGCCTGCCGGCTGCCGTCCGCCTGGCAGGGAGTGTGCTGGTTCTGCTGTTTGGCATGGCCGCACCGCTGGCGGCGGCCGCGCTGCCGTCCCTGCAGTCGTACACCGGTCTTTGGAATATGCCCAACGCCCGCATCCTGCCGGACTGGCATCTGCGCCTGGGCTACGGCCATGCCGACCCCTACCGCTACTACGGCGGCGCCATGGGGCTCTTCGACCGGTTCGAGGTCTGCGGCCAGTTTACCGAGATCAGCACGATCACCGCTTTTGCTGATTACGACTACGGCAACTACAAGGACCGGGCGGCAGGCCTGCGCTGGGTTTTGTACAAGGAAGATGAGGTCTTGCCGCAGATCGCGGTGGGGGCCTTCGATGCCACCGGAACATCGCTCTTTGCCCAGCGCTATATCGTCGCCAGCAAGCAGCTCGGCAAATGGGATCTGACCCTCGGCCTGGGGCAGGGGGTGCTGGCCGGTGAATACCTGGCCACCGGCGGCAGTCTCGATGTCGGCGTCAGCCAGGACAAGGCGCTGGATTTTCTCCTTTCCAGTCCT includes:
- a CDS encoding prepilin-type N-terminal cleavage/methylation domain-containing protein, which produces MMNKDQSNRGFTLIELMIAMVVMAFGILGYMFLMNRAIEGRVFSREMSRAVIVTQQQLDQLLAADFNSDLLAAGNHPTAAEDTADGNNADGLLTTTMQGFEYNTRWEVTDTTATLKTIEVETTWNIKGEASTATRFRPIYLGSMKRE
- a CDS encoding PilW family protein; this encodes MKRPNNNHPRPFSRRGFTLVELMVVLVILGITVVGTLGLVVTQNKAYHSEEAIIDMQTNARLAMTEITRIVRMTGYGCAGSFGANYTSGNMTVEGDAVADPLTSLIAINTLADYDDDGNYDNEKDAGTDDLTIVAGMKYVGQVTAVPATNQITLDSIGNLKDDDTDAAKSYIYVSPNINRAYDAIDTVAGTTLTTHANTDAQVGDTVHQVQAFTFRLVDGSLRIDENVDPSTANMDRANNIEDLQFQYGIDTTGDGFYDSWSDNPASINRIKAIKIFILARTANPDREYTDRRIYSIAGVNVGPFNDHFHRFLLESTVMIRNLNF
- a CDS encoding GspH/FimT family pseudopilin, coding for MNTDFSSRRHAPQAGFTLVELMVTMVVIAVIASLTFAEINSQSYQLKSSANTLKGTMQRARLEAINRNLDVRIDFDPDGDGTVNHGYSMIDADGVTVETISEEKVAFTPSPASLMFTFTPEGTGTAGNITMITTGRPAPEYKITTNNIGRINIEKTK
- the dprA gene encoding DNA-processing protein DprA; translated protein: MMPRESLDYWLALTMIDGLGQKGVDRLLEAFHGPEEVFSAAGHELQTRCALSPEVAVRISAFADWQSVAHERQLAEYLGAVIIPRVDERYPKNLLNIYDPPPILYCKGDLHAFAAPMVAIVGSRKASTHGRHFAFHLAGELAERNIGVASGMALGIDGAAHEGCLHTGGRTVAVWGSGLDVCYPARHRRLATEIESNGLLVSEVSFGSRPEKHHFPRRNRIISGLSEAVVVVEASLQSGSLITARCALEQGREVFAVPGLPGSAASRGSNWLIKEGAQLLDSADDLFCCLPRLQTIAEVGCTPAAGRVTGHSDEEKLLLAKMGPTEYSLDQLMEISGWTHDKVSSIVLGLELAGTLWRTDAGRFQRNPHHR
- a CDS encoding DUF494 family protein gives rise to the protein MFERMLAIISIISQYIMEDIDVLDQEGEIVEDLLSLGFETDEIEAAFNWIANLSRGVNRTDEALDAQEFGRYVRIFTAEEKRLLSNPARGYLMKLHNLDLVDAPLLEEIIDQALLLDTPAVGVEEIKMISTMVVMFSQSAADAKTRFLRFIEADAEVMYH
- the topA gene encoding type I DNA topoisomerase; translated protein: MTKSLLIVESPAKARTIKKYLGKNFDVKASVGHVKDLPKKELGIEITKEGGFVPSYVTIRGKGKIISELKKAAKTAEAVYLAPDPDREGEAIAWHIAHELGRGEGVYRVLFHEITPQAIAEALKNPLAIDEDKVNAQQSRRILDRLVGYKISPLLWKTVRRGLSAGRVQSVAVRLVCDREAEIQTFKPQEYWHIEANLEGRQPPPFAARLHAVDGKKAVVGNQQEAETIVQQLTSVPFLVAKCEQKKRRRNPLPPFITSKLQQEAARKLNFSAKKTMMVAQQLYEGVDLGDAGPTGLITYMRTDSVRVSDMALQDCRAYIKNRFGDDYLPARAVHFKNKNAAQDAHEAIRPTSMEHDPERIAPFLSAEQLKLYRLIWNRFAASQMAPAQYFQTIADIQAGERFLFRAVGRRQIFDGFLALYEEGTDNGNVSEQDTELPPLAEGDQLNLEKLVPSQHFTQPPPRFTESTLVKELEEQGIGRPSTYATILSTIQDRDYVELKEKKFYPTDLGELVTQLLKKSFPDILDVSFTAQLEGKLDLVGEGKQDWQQLLDDFYQPFNEKLVAAVATMKEVKQQEQTTDEVCEKCGAQMVIKWGRNGKFLACPNYPECKNTRNLEQKEGPEVPPATKEELDQLGNCPECEQPLTIKSGRFGRFIACSRYPECKYTRSIGTGIHCPQDGCDGEIVEKRSRKGKIFYSCSRYPDCTYALWNKPYPLTCPQCGHPFLVEKTSKSRGHFLQCPEKECSYSADLPDKG
- a CDS encoding ATPase, whose translation is MKNRTVNEVYRKDLHFKRSDPYLGDKQFPEPTVCSQCGIVYVKGMWWDDFDRQQLPTGKELHEVVCPACRRIMDKNPAGYLYLADSEFLRRHAGEIEQLLVNKADQAKTEHPLQRIMTWEKEPPQWEITTTSDHLAVRLGKALNSAFKGNLEVKFSEGLKLTRVYWERQT